Proteins from one Nitrobacteraceae bacterium AZCC 2146 genomic window:
- a CDS encoding hemolysin D (product_source=KO:K11003; cath_funfam=2.40.50.100; cog=COG0845; ko=KO:K11003; pfam=PF13437,PF13533; superfamily=111369; tigrfam=TIGR01843) has product MTAAQKIIPFPKKEVIRRSESELAFLPAALEIVETPPSPIGRAIGITVIALFCLALAWASFGTVDIVATASGKIIPTGRTKVIQPFETGVVRAIHVRDGQSVKAGDLLIELDPTINGAELNHLKSDLVSADLEVARLRAALSGNANSLEAFNPPDGAPATLVEMNRQFLISQTAEQRAKIAAVDGQLSQKEAERATTAATIAKIEATIPLLKQRVDVRKYLADKEYGSKLQYLTEMQDLVGLQQELIVQKSHIHEAESAVMALSETRLQTIAEYRRMRFDELAKAEQKAAGFAQDVIKAEQRTKLLALTAPVDGVVQQLAVHTVGGVVTPAQALLAVVPLDSHLEIEAMVSNRDIGFVHAGQAVEVKVDTFSFTRYGLLHGEVINVSQDAITRDKLQDKSNDKTPGTETASSEPKGQEMNYAARVSLDRTQMQVDEKLVKLSPGMAVTVEIKTGTRRIISYLMSPLARYKQEMLRER; this is encoded by the coding sequence ATGACCGCGGCTCAGAAAATCATCCCCTTTCCGAAAAAAGAAGTTATTCGTCGCAGCGAAAGCGAACTTGCTTTTCTGCCGGCGGCGCTCGAAATCGTCGAGACGCCGCCGTCACCGATCGGCAGGGCGATCGGAATCACGGTGATTGCTCTGTTCTGCCTTGCGCTGGCGTGGGCCTCTTTTGGCACCGTCGATATTGTCGCGACGGCCTCGGGCAAGATCATTCCAACCGGGCGCACCAAGGTGATCCAACCGTTCGAAACCGGCGTCGTTCGCGCAATCCATGTTCGCGACGGGCAAAGCGTCAAGGCTGGAGACCTCCTCATCGAACTTGACCCGACGATCAACGGCGCGGAGCTCAACCACCTAAAGAGTGACCTGGTCTCAGCCGATCTCGAGGTCGCGCGCTTGCGCGCGGCGTTGTCCGGCAACGCCAATTCACTTGAAGCATTCAACCCGCCCGACGGTGCGCCTGCCACGCTCGTCGAGATGAATCGTCAATTCCTGATCAGCCAGACCGCCGAACAGCGGGCCAAGATCGCGGCGGTCGATGGCCAACTGTCGCAGAAGGAGGCGGAGCGCGCTACCACCGCTGCGACGATCGCCAAGATCGAGGCAACCATCCCGCTACTGAAGCAGCGCGTCGACGTTCGCAAATACCTCGCTGACAAGGAATATGGTTCGAAACTACAGTATCTCACCGAGATGCAGGACCTCGTTGGCCTTCAGCAGGAACTCATTGTCCAGAAGAGCCACATTCACGAAGCTGAATCGGCGGTTATGGCGCTGTCCGAGACTCGCCTCCAGACGATTGCGGAATATCGCCGCATGCGCTTTGATGAGTTAGCAAAGGCCGAGCAGAAGGCCGCCGGCTTTGCCCAGGACGTGATCAAGGCCGAGCAGCGAACCAAGCTCCTCGCGCTCACGGCCCCGGTCGATGGCGTAGTGCAGCAACTCGCCGTGCACACGGTCGGGGGGGTGGTCACTCCGGCACAGGCGCTGCTCGCGGTCGTTCCACTCGACAGCCATCTGGAAATCGAGGCGATGGTGTCGAATCGCGATATCGGTTTCGTGCACGCCGGCCAGGCGGTCGAGGTCAAAGTCGATACGTTTAGTTTCACCCGCTATGGGCTCCTGCATGGTGAGGTCATCAATGTCTCACAGGACGCCATCACCCGAGATAAACTCCAGGACAAATCCAACGACAAGACGCCGGGCACTGAGACCGCCAGCAGTGAGCCCAAGGGCCAGGAGATGAACTACGCGGCGCGGGTCTCGCTCGACCGCACGCAGATGCAAGTTGACGAAAAGCTCGTCAAGCTGTCCCCTGGCATGGCCGTTACTGTCGAGATCAAGACGGGCACGCGCCGGATCATCAGTTATCTGATGTCGCCGCTCGCCCGCTATAAGCAGGAGATGCTGCGTGAAAGATAA
- a CDS encoding tetratricopeptide (TPR) repeat protein (product_source=COG0457; cath_funfam=1.25.40.10; cog=COG0457; smart=SM00028; superfamily=48452): protein MSDPLPSLAREAQEAYEAGNFDAAISKQKQLMAETTRFSRSRIHDYLALAMFLFESGAFGESLDSLQKAAAIWPANTEVAENAGVLLLRLDRCEEAKVEFERAMALGSESLNVLDGLCHCLGRLKDFSAVQRYGRRVLEAKNKASLAVGTKYPLPLRAPPVFEATRRQENVISYCLWGNDPRYIVPLLENLKLGPHLFPAWTIRIYFDKSVPDDVLGSLRKGGAHLVDKSSEHDGHFYSRLLWRFEVANDSAVRRFLVRDADSLLTVKERVAVDAWLASDTYFHIMRDFFTHTDLTLAGMWGGVANVLPDLKKLWYAYRSPKMQGRTADQRFLSDIVWPTLSQSCLLHDSVFTGCLGSVSFPPYGELLPGRHIGQSALRFFRRD from the coding sequence ATGAGCGATCCACTTCCGTCCCTGGCCCGGGAGGCGCAAGAAGCCTATGAAGCCGGAAATTTTGACGCGGCAATCAGTAAACAAAAGCAGTTGATGGCCGAGACGACGAGGTTCAGCCGCTCGCGCATTCATGACTACTTGGCGCTTGCTATGTTCCTTTTCGAATCGGGCGCATTTGGAGAATCGCTCGATTCGTTGCAGAAGGCCGCGGCAATCTGGCCGGCTAACACTGAAGTCGCCGAGAACGCCGGCGTCTTACTGTTACGTTTGGATCGGTGTGAGGAGGCTAAGGTAGAATTCGAGCGGGCGATGGCATTGGGTAGCGAAAGTCTTAATGTTCTCGACGGCCTGTGTCACTGCCTTGGACGGCTCAAAGATTTTTCTGCAGTGCAGCGCTATGGGCGGCGCGTACTCGAAGCAAAGAATAAGGCCTCGTTGGCCGTCGGCACGAAATATCCTTTGCCGCTGCGCGCGCCGCCTGTTTTCGAGGCGACGCGGAGACAGGAGAACGTCATCTCATACTGCTTGTGGGGAAATGATCCGCGCTACATTGTGCCATTGCTGGAGAACTTGAAGCTGGGGCCGCATTTATTCCCGGCTTGGACCATCCGAATCTACTTCGACAAATCGGTTCCTGACGATGTTCTCGGTAGCTTGAGGAAAGGCGGAGCCCACCTCGTAGATAAATCGAGCGAGCACGACGGGCATTTTTATTCGCGTCTGCTCTGGCGTTTTGAAGTTGCCAATGACAGCGCCGTTCGACGGTTTCTAGTGAGGGACGCTGATTCACTGCTAACGGTGAAAGAGCGGGTCGCTGTCGACGCGTGGCTGGCATCGGACACGTATTTCCACATAATGCGCGATTTCTTTACCCATACCGACTTGACGTTGGCCGGCATGTGGGGCGGTGTGGCGAACGTCCTGCCAGACCTCAAAAAACTGTGGTACGCTTACCGATCGCCGAAAATGCAGGGGCGAACGGCCGATCAGCGCTTCTTGAGCGATATAGTCTGGCCGACATTGTCGCAAAGCTGTTTGCTCCATGACAGTGTCTTCACGGGCTGCCTCGGGAGCGTTTCATTTCCACCATACGGGGAACTTTTGCCGGGACGCCATATCGGGCAGAGCGCGCTCCGATTCTTTCGTCGAGATTGA
- a CDS encoding subfamily B ATP-binding cassette protein HlyB/CyaB (product_source=KO:K11004; cath_funfam=1.20.1560.10,3.40.50.300,3.90.70.10; cog=COG2274; ko=KO:K11004; pfam=PF00005,PF00664,PF03412; smart=SM00382; superfamily=52540,90123; tigrfam=TIGR01846; transmembrane_helix_parts=Inside_1_322,TMhelix_323_345,Outside_346_359,TMhelix_360_382,Inside_383_431,TMhelix_432_454,Outside_455_458,TMhelix_459_481,Inside_482_548,TMhelix_549_567,Outside_568_876) — protein sequence MPVVIDDTKAIDPGLITLGLLLRLHGVTVEVDQIRQRCGTAPIGTTQMLGCAKKFGLNAGIRRTNWEGLATSQLPAIAALRDGGFLILGKMTDEGALVVRPASQTAELMTRVEFEEVWDGQLVAVARRASWSDRVAPFFDTFTSIFTRTPASVRNSLRADRDHLPPEPTTTDQAKTDDSGLGALVLLLRIHGIGAEAGQIRHRCGTATIGVTEMLRYAKELGLKARASYTKWDRLPGTPLPGIAALRDGGFLILGKAAEDKVLVQHPSSPKPEAMTRAQFEAIWDGRLVLMARRVTLSNLSRRFDITWFLGAIHKYRHLLGEVLVASFFLQLFALVSPLFFQVVIDKVLVHRSMSTLDVLVIGLLGISIFEAILGTLRTYLFAHTTNRIDVELGARLFRHLLALPIAYFQARRVGDSVARVRELENIRQFLTGSALTLVIDLFFTFVFVAVMYYYAPQLTFVVLGAFPFYIAISVGATPAFRRRLDEKFRRGAENQAFLVESVTGVETLKAMAVEPQMQRRWEEQLAGYVAASFRVISLNNTASQAVQLVNKVTIVLILYFGARLVIEGNLSVGELVAFNMLASRVSAPVLRLAQMWQDFHQARLSVARLGDILNTMPEPSLSRGRAALPAIRGQISFEHVTFRYRVDAAEILHDVSFSVSPGQVVGVVGSSGSGKSTLAKLVQRLYVPESGRVLVDGVDLTMVDLPWLRRQIGVVLQENVLFNCSVAENIALADPAVPMERIIAAAKLAGAHDFILELTEGYDTIIGERGSNLSGGQRQRIAIARALMSDPRILIFDEATSALDYESERAIQENMKEISTGRTVFIIAHRLSTVRHADRIITIERGRIVEDGSHDQLIRSNGRYAKLHYLQAGIQ from the coding sequence ATGCCTGTAGTGATCGACGATACGAAGGCAATTGATCCGGGGCTCATCACCCTAGGTTTGTTGTTGCGCCTGCATGGCGTGACGGTCGAGGTTGATCAGATTCGCCAACGGTGTGGGACCGCGCCAATCGGCACCACACAGATGCTGGGTTGCGCCAAGAAATTTGGTCTTAACGCTGGCATACGCCGGACCAATTGGGAGGGGCTCGCCACCTCGCAGCTACCGGCGATCGCGGCACTGCGAGACGGCGGTTTCCTCATTCTTGGCAAGATGACCGACGAGGGAGCTCTCGTAGTGCGGCCCGCATCTCAAACCGCCGAACTGATGACACGAGTCGAGTTCGAGGAGGTCTGGGATGGCCAGCTTGTGGCGGTGGCGCGCCGAGCGTCGTGGTCAGATCGCGTGGCCCCTTTCTTCGATACCTTCACCAGCATCTTCACGCGAACGCCTGCCTCAGTGCGGAACTCACTTCGCGCTGATAGAGATCATCTTCCACCCGAACCCACTACGACCGATCAGGCGAAGACCGATGATTCTGGTCTCGGCGCGCTGGTGTTATTGCTACGCATCCACGGCATTGGCGCCGAGGCAGGGCAGATTCGCCACCGCTGCGGCACGGCGACGATCGGCGTTACGGAAATGCTGCGTTATGCGAAGGAGCTTGGACTTAAGGCGCGCGCAAGCTACACAAAATGGGACCGTCTACCCGGCACCCCGTTACCTGGAATCGCCGCGCTGCGCGACGGCGGATTTCTCATCCTCGGCAAAGCCGCCGAGGACAAGGTTCTGGTGCAGCATCCGTCATCGCCCAAACCCGAAGCGATGACACGGGCGCAATTCGAAGCCATCTGGGATGGCCGTCTCGTGCTTATGGCGCGCAGAGTGACCTTGTCAAATCTCTCGCGCCGTTTCGATATCACGTGGTTCTTGGGGGCGATTCACAAGTATCGCCATCTCCTCGGCGAAGTGTTGGTCGCCTCATTCTTCCTGCAGTTATTTGCGCTGGTCTCACCGCTATTTTTTCAGGTCGTCATTGACAAAGTGCTCGTGCATCGCAGCATGAGCACGCTCGACGTACTCGTGATCGGTCTATTGGGGATCTCGATCTTCGAAGCCATTCTCGGTACCTTGCGCACCTATCTCTTCGCGCATACGACAAACCGCATCGATGTTGAACTCGGGGCTCGATTGTTTCGGCATCTGTTGGCGTTGCCGATCGCCTATTTCCAGGCAAGACGTGTAGGTGATTCGGTGGCTCGCGTACGCGAGCTTGAGAATATCCGCCAGTTTCTCACCGGTTCGGCGTTGACCCTCGTCATCGATCTGTTCTTCACCTTCGTGTTCGTCGCGGTGATGTACTATTATGCGCCGCAGTTGACCTTCGTCGTGCTCGGCGCCTTTCCGTTTTATATCGCGATCTCCGTTGGTGCGACACCGGCGTTTCGTCGCCGGCTTGACGAGAAATTCCGCCGCGGCGCCGAGAACCAGGCTTTCCTGGTCGAAAGCGTCACCGGCGTCGAAACTCTTAAGGCCATGGCGGTTGAGCCGCAAATGCAGCGTCGCTGGGAAGAGCAGCTTGCGGGTTACGTCGCGGCGAGCTTCCGTGTCATCAGCCTCAACAACACGGCAAGCCAGGCTGTTCAGCTGGTCAACAAGGTGACGATCGTTTTGATCCTGTATTTTGGCGCCAGGCTCGTCATCGAGGGCAATCTTTCCGTCGGCGAACTGGTCGCCTTCAATATGCTGGCTTCCCGCGTCAGCGCGCCGGTGTTGCGGTTGGCGCAGATGTGGCAAGACTTTCACCAGGCGCGTCTCTCGGTGGCGCGGCTCGGCGACATCCTCAACACTATGCCGGAGCCGAGCTTGAGTCGGGGGCGGGCTGCGCTTCCGGCGATCCGCGGCCAGATCAGCTTTGAGCACGTAACCTTTCGCTACCGCGTCGACGCTGCGGAGATTTTGCATGATGTAAGCTTCAGTGTATCCCCGGGCCAAGTCGTAGGGGTCGTCGGATCTTCTGGTTCTGGCAAGAGCACACTCGCCAAGCTCGTTCAACGGCTCTACGTCCCGGAGAGCGGGCGGGTGTTGGTTGACGGGGTGGATCTTACCATGGTCGATCTTCCCTGGCTGCGGCGTCAGATCGGAGTGGTGCTGCAAGAGAACGTACTTTTCAACTGTTCGGTCGCCGAGAACATTGCGCTTGCCGACCCTGCCGTACCGATGGAGCGGATCATTGCGGCGGCAAAGCTTGCCGGCGCCCACGACTTCATCCTGGAACTGACCGAGGGCTACGATACCATCATTGGCGAGCGTGGCAGCAATCTTTCGGGCGGTCAGCGCCAGCGCATTGCGATCGCCCGCGCCCTGATGTCAGATCCCCGCATCCTGATCTTCGATGAGGCGACCAGCGCGCTCGATTACGAAAGCGAGCGCGCCATTCAGGAAAACATGAAAGAAATCTCGACCGGCCGCACGGTCTTTATCATCGCTCACCGGCTGTCCACGGTACGTCACGCCGATCGCATCATCACCATCGAACGCGGGCGCATCGTCGAAGACGGCAGCCATGATCAACTCATCCGCAGCAACGGTCGCTATGCTAAGCTGCACTACCTGCAGGCCGGGATCCAATGA